The genome window tgtgtgtgtgtgtatgtgtatgtgtatgtgtgtgtgtgtgtgtgtgtgtgtgtgtgtgtgtgtgtgtgtgtgtgtgtgtgtgtgtgtgtgtgtgtgtgtgtgtgtgtgtgtgtgtgtgtgtgtgtgtgtgtatgtatgtatgtgtgtgtgtgtgtgtgtgtgtgtgtgtgtgtgtgtgtgtgtgtgtgtgtgtgtgtgtgtgttaatgaatcGTTCATAAGAATCCTTTCAATAAATGTTTCCGACATAGAAGTACTGATGATGCTAATTCCAAAATAGATATATGTCAAAACTCGCTGTGACGCTAATTCATATTGTATGTTTATTACCTGCCCCATTTCTTGTTGGCCCAATGTTTCAATGTGTAACACTACAGATGTATGGCTAAAAAAAATTGCAACAGATCTAATGCATTCACCCAGAAAGGCTCCGGGACCCGAGAACCTTCAGAAGGTCAGGGCCGCCAGCCGTCGATGAGCGCCCCTTCCCAAAGCCTCGACCAGCAGCCTCGTTACGCGCCGCTATAAAAGCCCGTCTGACGAAGGCTCCGGCACCAGTACCTCACCGGCACATCAACCATGAAGTTTGTGAGTGTTCGCTCCGGCGTTGCTTATTGTTAATTAATGACAGTGTTCTTTGCTGCTGAGAGACATCGGTCATGACATGAtaatttccattatttgatttgtTTCAAAAGAAGAGTAATTCATTTTTGTTTGTTCTCAATATATCATGAAGTTCATACGGTTAACGAAGCATGAATTGTTTAATTTCCAGGTGATCCTCGCCGCCCTGGCCGCCGTGGCCCTCGCCGCCCCCAAGCCTGACTACGGCTCTTTCTCCGCCGAGAGCGCCGAGTTCATCCCCATCCTGAAGGACGAGCGTGTCCAGGAGGACGACGGCAGGTACAACCTAGACATCGAGACCGGCAACGGCATCTTCCTCTCCCAGTCCGGCTCCCCCGACGGCCCCGACGGCGCCGTGGTCAAGTCCGGAGTCTACTCGTGAGTCACGCCTCAGCTCAGCCGTGCTCGCTAGGCGGCAGTGGCGGACGAATCTTGGCAATAAGTTTTGTGCATCTGTCATCGCAGCTGAGCCTCGGCTGACACACTGTCTTTCCTTCCACAGCTACACCGCCCCTGACGGCACACCCGTCGAGGTCAAGTTCGTCGCCGATGCCAACGGCTACCAGCCCCAGTCTGACCTGC of Eriocheir sinensis breed Jianghai 21 chromosome 66, ASM2467909v1, whole genome shotgun sequence contains these proteins:
- the LOC126987698 gene encoding cuticle protein AMP1A-like isoform X28 produces the protein MKFVILAALAAVALAAPKPDYGSFSAESAEFIPILKDERVQEDDGRYNLDIETGNGIFLSQSGSPDGPDGAVVKSGVYSYTAPDGTPVEVKFVADANGYQPQSDLLPVAPAFPHPIPQFVLDQIAFAAAEDAARDSSEEGYSYA
- the LOC126987698 gene encoding cuticle protein AMP1A-like isoform X23, with the protein product MKFVILAALAAVALAAPKPDYGSFSAESAEFIPILKDERVQEDDGRYNLDIETGNGIFLSQSGSPDGPDGAVVKSGVYSYTAPDGTPVEVKFVADANGYQPQSDLLPVAPAFPHPIPQFVLDQIAFAAAEDAARDSSEEGYSYA